One region of Marinitoga hydrogenitolerans DSM 16785 genomic DNA includes:
- a CDS encoding AAA-like domain-containing protein, protein MRRFCTSGPVDKKTCYYVERPDVMKEALDHIENWRYFTVSAPRQTGKTTLLNDIVERIKDKYITLFLSFEDYKNIKTEKEFL, encoded by the coding sequence ATGAGAAGATTTTGCACATCAGGACCTGTTGATAAAAAAACATGTTATTACGTAGAAAGACCAGATGTAATGAAAGAAGCGCTTGATCATATAGAAAATTGGAGATACTTTACAGTATCAGCACCAAGACAAACAGGAAAAACAACATTGCTAAATGATATTGTTGAAAGAATAAAGGACAAATATATAACATTATTTTTATCCTTTGAAGATTATAAAAATATAAAAACAGAAAAAGAATTTTTA